A genomic segment from Luteolibacter ambystomatis encodes:
- a CDS encoding RHS repeat domain-containing protein, giving the protein MKRFPVHPLLALLGMLTATLAPVLGADCNCAKPKVRLSANHILYTEDPVTHEKVDEVKLKFQGPGDATAAEIKSPTEKELKRDTVYALSIEVASPSSIMCDPNVHLNFPHCTIEYSMDEGATWLWGTTARIVVGEIPGGGGYTYTPSRVLIRVAGPKSDKAAGTSGTGSQATISASAAEFSPPEGPAGITQKAPGMGYEIPLGSALVGGGYRSAGYLAKYGTVSSSFASPAGIEVDALTEVTSGISPLVSQYSQLNGASEVEESHIIAPEGVFRVRGWDSGSSAATDLEGAAATLVEVYTPAQYNASSHAFSGTPHSYYRIEVATGNGLAAGVKMTESNHGVVHTSSFQASTDGLQLRTRKDAIVTETITVPPASSETSWQQHILEKRDGVTISDTTNTYELLAWGYEITESTVDPDSGESGDELTTYTTFYSDGRLQTVSNPDGSWVYHEYSTIDPTVKTTYSPWLSESTMTVTGGVVSMSGPVVATTSSGSVTDTRLTTVYAGGAGTPIAYETSSGSGYTSGGKSYYYSASGQVRSLDGSGGIPLALSNPGVIASYSITHGEDADPVWLSSRTAMSWDASGKGSLWEYEKGDWDSSSGFSADPDGAFLRTSVSSGYVGGDPSVPHGPSSFTHVPSHSTKQVTIDGPNGVVREEQQICNGSGVYEVALAKDYEYETAFPYRPTGCKTNGVYVSKTEYVSPLVIRQWNEEGAMTETETDASGEVIRTTTSGNSTVPAVTTTYRRSGATTTTFVNGARVSVETLDAAGRTILSQDATGAKVETSYADGGRTVTRKAPGNVSVTESLHYDGKLASKEGNGTVPEFHDYSVDATGRLTHTTILGTETGLRRVSVVTNLDGSTSEQISPDPAGGDPITVTYEYADGIPVWLRMTSTAANTPDQVRSSPLVSAEALMGHYSLSGVETDDNGPSVSSGDRLTETSSSFVKESGVWFLETVKKAFHTDDSTDAYVVTSRNAVTPSSVSSSHGSGLQWVSTKTDGTTTTTLHKDVYFDTATTVVSSDDSATSISPDQVSISQYGKTISNSVYGSANPETMAYDAAGRLIRQTSALGAITTNFYNSAGQLESTTDHENKTTRYAYYAPNVASAGQLKETTNAASETEQVSYNAMGLLTEVKGSGTNRITYTYNTLGERTGMRTYRTSSPSDPGDLTEWEYDAATGVLKSKTDAGSHEVAYVYDSAGRIQTRTWARGGDTGYSYNGFGDLTDIVYDDPMTPDVAISRDRLGRPAMITDGSGTRTSSYHSTTGGLDLLTYDSSSPLASLEIDYTWDSSLRGNGHAVSGGGPSVTRTFDTAGRTLAVTGGGSTHTSAYLPGTAILSTRATAYSSTTVLNRTDYHDRLGRVTGTQVTNGASATVSRHGYAYDAADRRTRNRRENNQFWDYSYDSRGQVTAATKKFPNSDAIPGHAYSYAYDSIGNRTSAVMGGGTAVAYEANALNQYAEIETPGTRWILGEAPVADAVTVNGATAARAGGLGFFSKQLTDTNTTPLWSNDTIVSNGVTVTGHTWTPAATFTPSYDADGNLTNDGRWNLTWDKENRLARMETTSAAATAGVPRTRLDFTYDSQGRRVAKSVESSTDGTTWTFVSSRRFLYDGWNLIAEYTAPSASSGTLTLDASYTWGDDLSSSPQGAGGVGGLLAVQLYGGTTATYYPAYSGSGDVNAWVDTSGSVVDRRDYSPFGQLVTHYKLTGGSTPADRLNFGFSTKYTDSETGLLYYGYRYYDARNGSWLSQDPSGELGGANLYNFSANRGINAIDVLGLYIHEAGVIGPAEAVRGISGAEKPAESDFIKAQAVLMTLPITPTDAQSVGLALRLMTRAGALHTVSKFYDHNVVDGTMTAGPGNRWVFTCKYGWIDMAHYYNTAKIAYVTNRAVSYVASLANEVAQLSVKLERLSGVPILWYGTFLNTSESAYTAEDLNSNYQGANYGGNKSWMDLAQTSTSTSLSSSGSTLGRDFRTFMRSAGAVETRRDPVVLTILKTDASGWHSGSFYNLPMTFTRGDSLRLQRGRISYLCLCDGLVPRSAKWTYK; this is encoded by the coding sequence ATGAAGCGTTTTCCCGTTCACCCGCTGCTCGCGCTCCTGGGCATGCTCACCGCGACCCTCGCTCCCGTGCTGGGAGCAGACTGCAACTGTGCGAAGCCGAAGGTCCGGCTCTCAGCCAACCATATCCTGTACACCGAGGACCCGGTGACCCATGAAAAGGTGGATGAAGTCAAACTCAAGTTCCAAGGCCCCGGTGACGCCACGGCCGCGGAAATCAAAAGTCCGACCGAGAAGGAACTGAAGCGGGATACCGTTTACGCGCTCTCCATCGAGGTGGCTTCGCCATCATCGATCATGTGCGATCCCAACGTACACCTGAACTTCCCCCACTGCACCATCGAGTATTCGATGGACGAGGGAGCCACCTGGCTGTGGGGAACGACCGCACGGATTGTCGTGGGGGAAATCCCGGGCGGCGGCGGATACACCTACACGCCGTCACGGGTGCTCATCCGGGTCGCGGGGCCGAAATCCGACAAGGCGGCCGGCACTTCCGGCACGGGCAGCCAGGCCACCATCTCGGCGAGCGCGGCGGAGTTCTCTCCCCCGGAAGGCCCGGCCGGCATCACCCAAAAGGCTCCCGGCATGGGCTATGAGATCCCGCTGGGGTCCGCCCTGGTGGGTGGAGGCTACCGGTCCGCAGGCTACCTGGCGAAGTATGGCACGGTGTCCTCGTCATTCGCCTCTCCGGCGGGAATAGAAGTGGACGCGCTCACGGAAGTCACTTCCGGGATCTCACCGCTCGTCAGCCAATACTCGCAATTGAACGGGGCCAGTGAGGTGGAGGAATCCCACATCATCGCTCCGGAAGGTGTCTTCCGCGTGAGAGGCTGGGATTCAGGCAGCTCCGCTGCGACCGATCTGGAGGGAGCGGCCGCCACCTTGGTGGAGGTCTACACACCGGCCCAATACAACGCTTCCTCCCATGCCTTCAGCGGGACTCCCCACAGCTACTACCGGATCGAGGTGGCCACGGGGAACGGGCTCGCCGCCGGAGTGAAGATGACCGAGTCCAATCACGGGGTGGTTCACACCTCCAGCTTCCAAGCCAGCACCGATGGTCTGCAACTCCGCACCCGCAAGGACGCCATCGTCACGGAAACCATCACGGTGCCCCCGGCTTCCTCGGAAACCTCCTGGCAGCAGCACATCCTCGAAAAACGGGATGGAGTCACGATATCCGACACCACCAACACCTACGAGCTCCTGGCATGGGGTTACGAAATCACCGAAAGCACCGTCGATCCCGACTCCGGCGAATCAGGAGACGAGCTGACCACCTATACGACCTTCTATTCGGACGGCAGGCTCCAGACGGTTTCAAACCCGGACGGCTCATGGGTCTATCACGAGTATTCGACGATCGATCCAACGGTCAAGACGACCTACTCGCCATGGCTGTCCGAATCCACCATGACCGTCACCGGAGGTGTGGTGTCGATGAGCGGCCCGGTGGTCGCCACGACTTCATCCGGTTCGGTGACGGACACCCGCCTGACGACCGTGTATGCCGGCGGCGCGGGGACTCCCATCGCGTATGAGACTTCGTCCGGGTCCGGTTATACCTCCGGAGGAAAGTCCTACTACTACTCAGCCTCCGGCCAGGTGCGATCCCTGGATGGCTCGGGCGGCATTCCGCTGGCCCTCTCAAATCCGGGAGTCATCGCCTCCTACAGCATCACCCACGGCGAGGATGCGGACCCGGTGTGGCTCAGCAGCCGCACGGCCATGTCCTGGGATGCTTCCGGCAAGGGCAGCCTGTGGGAATACGAAAAGGGTGACTGGGACTCCTCCAGCGGGTTTTCCGCGGATCCGGATGGCGCGTTCCTGCGCACGTCGGTCTCCAGTGGATACGTCGGCGGAGATCCGTCCGTTCCCCACGGCCCGTCCTCCTTCACGCATGTCCCCTCCCACAGCACGAAGCAGGTGACCATCGACGGTCCGAACGGCGTGGTCCGGGAGGAGCAGCAGATCTGCAATGGCTCCGGAGTCTATGAGGTCGCCCTGGCGAAGGATTACGAGTACGAGACGGCATTCCCCTATCGTCCCACGGGATGCAAAACCAATGGCGTCTATGTTTCGAAGACCGAGTACGTCAGCCCGCTGGTCATCCGCCAGTGGAATGAAGAAGGCGCGATGACTGAAACCGAGACCGATGCCTCCGGAGAGGTCATCCGCACCACCACATCCGGCAACAGCACCGTCCCTGCGGTGACCACCACTTACCGCCGTTCCGGTGCCACCACCACGACCTTCGTCAACGGCGCGCGGGTTTCGGTGGAGACTCTTGATGCGGCCGGACGGACAATTCTCTCTCAGGATGCCACGGGAGCGAAGGTCGAGACCAGCTATGCGGATGGCGGCAGAACCGTGACCCGCAAGGCCCCCGGCAACGTGAGCGTCACGGAAAGCCTCCACTACGATGGGAAGCTCGCATCGAAGGAGGGCAATGGCACCGTGCCGGAGTTTCATGACTATTCCGTGGATGCCACGGGACGCCTGACCCACACCACCATCCTCGGCACGGAAACCGGCCTGCGCCGCGTTTCGGTGGTCACCAATCTGGATGGCTCCACCTCGGAGCAGATCTCGCCGGATCCCGCGGGAGGAGATCCCATCACCGTGACCTATGAATACGCGGACGGCATCCCCGTATGGCTCCGGATGACCTCCACCGCCGCCAATACTCCGGACCAGGTGCGAAGCTCCCCGCTGGTCTCCGCGGAGGCGCTGATGGGCCACTACTCTCTCTCCGGCGTGGAAACCGATGACAACGGACCATCGGTTTCCAGCGGGGACAGGCTGACGGAAACATCATCCAGCTTCGTCAAGGAAAGCGGCGTGTGGTTCCTGGAGACGGTGAAGAAGGCATTCCACACCGATGATTCCACGGACGCCTACGTGGTGACCTCCCGGAACGCGGTGACGCCCTCGTCCGTTTCATCCAGCCATGGCTCCGGCCTGCAGTGGGTATCCACGAAGACGGACGGAACCACCACGACCACCCTCCACAAGGACGTGTATTTCGACACGGCGACCACCGTGGTTTCCTCCGATGACTCCGCGACTTCAATTTCCCCGGATCAGGTTTCCATCAGCCAGTATGGCAAGACCATCTCGAACTCGGTCTACGGGTCAGCCAATCCCGAGACCATGGCATACGATGCGGCGGGCCGGTTGATCCGCCAGACATCCGCCCTGGGGGCGATCACCACCAACTTCTACAATTCCGCGGGCCAATTGGAGAGCACCACCGATCACGAGAACAAGACCACCCGCTACGCCTACTATGCGCCGAACGTGGCCTCCGCAGGCCAGTTGAAGGAAACGACCAACGCCGCCTCCGAGACCGAGCAGGTCTCCTACAATGCCATGGGGCTGCTCACGGAGGTGAAGGGAAGCGGCACGAACCGCATCACCTACACGTACAACACGCTGGGTGAACGAACCGGCATGCGGACCTACCGGACCTCATCGCCAAGCGATCCCGGCGACCTGACGGAATGGGAATACGATGCAGCCACCGGAGTCCTCAAGAGCAAGACGGACGCCGGGAGCCATGAGGTGGCGTACGTCTACGACTCCGCGGGCCGCATCCAGACGCGGACATGGGCGCGGGGCGGAGACACCGGCTACAGCTACAATGGATTCGGCGATCTGACCGATATCGTCTATGACGATCCGATGACTCCGGATGTGGCCATCTCGCGGGATCGCCTGGGACGCCCGGCCATGATCACGGATGGCAGCGGCACCCGCACCTCGTCCTACCATTCCACCACCGGCGGGCTGGATCTCCTCACCTACGATTCATCCAGTCCCCTCGCATCTTTGGAAATAGACTACACCTGGGACTCCTCCCTGCGGGGCAACGGCCATGCGGTATCCGGCGGAGGACCGTCCGTCACCAGGACCTTCGACACCGCCGGACGCACGCTGGCGGTCACCGGCGGCGGCAGCACGCATACCTCGGCCTACCTCCCGGGCACCGCGATCCTCTCCACACGGGCGACCGCCTACTCCTCCACCACCGTGCTGAATCGCACGGACTATCATGACAGGCTCGGACGCGTGACCGGCACCCAGGTGACCAATGGCGCCAGCGCCACGGTCAGCCGCCATGGCTATGCCTATGATGCCGCGGACCGGCGCACCCGGAACCGCCGGGAGAACAACCAGTTCTGGGACTACAGCTATGACAGCCGCGGACAGGTGACCGCCGCCACGAAGAAGTTCCCCAACTCCGATGCCATCCCGGGGCACGCGTATTCCTATGCCTATGACAGCATCGGCAACCGAACCTCGGCGGTGATGGGCGGCGGTACCGCCGTAGCCTACGAGGCGAACGCGCTCAACCAGTATGCGGAGATCGAAACCCCCGGCACCCGCTGGATTCTCGGCGAGGCTCCCGTGGCCGACGCCGTCACTGTCAATGGAGCCACCGCAGCCCGGGCCGGCGGCCTGGGATTCTTCTCCAAGCAACTGACGGATACCAATACCACGCCGCTCTGGAGCAATGACACGATCGTGAGCAACGGCGTGACCGTCACGGGCCACACCTGGACTCCCGCAGCCACCTTCACCCCGTCCTATGATGCCGATGGCAATCTGACCAATGACGGCCGCTGGAACCTCACCTGGGACAAGGAAAACCGGCTCGCGCGCATGGAGACCACGTCCGCAGCCGCCACTGCGGGAGTCCCCCGCACGCGGCTGGATTTCACCTACGACTCCCAGGGGCGCCGGGTCGCCAAGTCCGTGGAGTCTTCCACCGATGGCACCACCTGGACCTTCGTGAGCAGCCGCCGGTTCTTGTACGACGGGTGGAATCTCATCGCCGAATACACCGCTCCCTCCGCCAGCTCCGGGACATTGACCCTGGACGCATCCTACACCTGGGGTGACGACCTCTCCTCCTCCCCGCAGGGAGCGGGCGGCGTGGGCGGGCTGCTGGCCGTCCAGCTCTATGGAGGCACCACCGCCACCTACTATCCCGCCTACAGCGGGAGCGGGGACGTGAATGCGTGGGTGGACACCAGCGGCAGCGTGGTGGACCGGCGAGACTACTCCCCCTTCGGGCAATTGGTGACCCACTACAAGCTCACCGGAGGAAGCACCCCGGCGGACCGCCTGAACTTCGGCTTCAGCACGAAATACACGGACTCCGAGACCGGCCTTCTCTACTATGGATACCGTTATTACGATGCCCGCAACGGTTCATGGCTGTCGCAGGACCCGTCCGGAGAACTGGGTGGGGCGAACCTCTACAACTTCTCCGCCAACCGGGGCATCAATGCCATCGACGTCCTGGGCCTCTACATCCACGAGGCGGGCGTGATCGGACCGGCGGAAGCGGTCCGGGGTATCTCGGGTGCTGAAAAACCTGCCGAGTCGGATTTCATCAAAGCCCAGGCGGTCCTCATGACTTTGCCGATAACTCCAACCGACGCGCAAAGCGTCGGCCTGGCACTCCGGTTAATGACCCGGGCCGGTGCCCTGCATACCGTGTCGAAGTTCTATGACCACAACGTGGTGGATGGAACAATGACCGCCGGTCCGGGGAACCGCTGGGTGTTTACTTGCAAATATGGTTGGATTGACATGGCTCACTACTACAATACCGCCAAAATCGCCTATGTTACGAATCGTGCGGTTTCATACGTGGCTTCCCTGGCCAATGAAGTGGCCCAACTGAGCGTGAAGCTTGAAAGACTGTCAGGCGTCCCCATTCTTTGGTATGGAACCTTCCTCAATACCTCTGAGAGCGCCTATACCGCTGAAGATTTGAACAGCAACTACCAGGGTGCCAATTATGGTGGAAACAAGTCTTGGATGGATCTTGCCCAAACCTCCACCTCGACCTCCCTCTCATCGTCGGGCTCGACGTTGGGCAGGGATTTCAGGACGTTCATGAGAAGCGCGGGCGCAGTCGAGACCCGTCGCGATCCCGTGGTTTTGACCATACTCAAAACGGATGCAAGCGGCTGGCATTCCGGTTCGTTCTATAATTTGCCAATGACCTTCACCCGAGGCGACTCCCTGAGACTGCAACGAGGCCGCATTTCTTACCTCTGCCTCTGCGACGGCCTTGTTCCCAGATCCGCAAAATGGACGTACAAATGA
- a CDS encoding PDZ domain-containing protein, with the protein MKLVRFILPIALLLSGTRAAEPPERAQADEKAPAVSTAPFPGTGIETPRPAGSGEDTGAPTPDTARLGLGKPGDTVQGPAWLGFSLAKPDETTRSHLPDLPLGMGFTIQAVEAKGPAALAGLQPLDVIWKFGDQFLVNESQLAVLLRQKHPGDTVNLALFRSGRALELPVIIGSYPLNRPLPIGPVENVLMREDDGLVTRIINRESRTASLALDDGRASLKRIADGKGYELRIIDATGELVFNGNLPADCDVSAVPEAWRIRVKALRRGLDNALDGRMESVRPPRPRVIPPQPSVAEGQ; encoded by the coding sequence ATGAAGCTCGTCCGTTTCATCCTTCCCATCGCCCTCCTCCTCAGTGGCACCCGTGCCGCCGAGCCGCCGGAGCGCGCCCAGGCGGATGAAAAGGCACCGGCGGTTTCCACCGCCCCCTTCCCGGGTACCGGGATCGAGACTCCGCGTCCCGCCGGCTCCGGCGAGGACACCGGCGCGCCCACCCCGGACACCGCCCGCCTCGGGCTCGGCAAGCCCGGAGACACCGTCCAGGGGCCCGCCTGGCTCGGCTTCAGTCTTGCCAAGCCGGACGAAACCACCCGCTCCCACCTCCCGGACCTCCCCCTCGGCATGGGCTTCACCATCCAAGCCGTCGAGGCCAAGGGCCCCGCCGCCCTCGCCGGACTCCAGCCGCTCGATGTCATCTGGAAATTCGGCGACCAGTTCCTCGTCAACGAAAGCCAGCTCGCCGTCCTCCTCCGCCAGAAGCACCCCGGAGACACCGTCAATCTCGCCCTCTTCCGCAGCGGCCGCGCCCTTGAGCTTCCCGTCATCATCGGCTCCTACCCGCTCAACCGCCCGCTGCCCATCGGCCCCGTCGAAAACGTCCTCATGCGCGAGGATGACGGCCTCGTCACCCGCATCATCAACCGCGAGAGCCGCACCGCCAGCCTTGCCCTCGATGACGGCCGCGCCTCCCTCAAGCGCATCGCGGATGGCAAGGGCTACGAACTCCGGATCATCGACGCCACCGGCGAACTCGTCTTCAACGGCAATCTCCCCGCCGACTGCGATGTCTCCGCCGTCCCGGAAGCTTGGCGCATCCGCGTCAAAGCCCTCCGCCGCGGCCTCGACAATGCCCTGGACGGCCGCATGGAAAGCGTCCGCCCGCCGCGCCCCCGCGTCATCCCGCCCCAGCCATCGGTCGCCGAGGGCCAGTGA
- a CDS encoding RNA polymerase sigma factor, with protein MAHALAKEWKQWLVENGPRLLLFARGWSQCRQDAEDLVQEAILRLWNYQADKGATPPDLPLAFSTIRFCGLNHHRSETRRRNREESVIYLNDFQDVWLDPALEEDEEAVFLRDAVQRLSPKLREVVVMKTWGGLTFAEISETLAISPNTAASRYRYALDQLAHELRRLKDERHANA; from the coding sequence ATGGCGCACGCTCTGGCTAAGGAATGGAAACAATGGCTCGTCGAGAACGGGCCACGTCTCCTCCTGTTTGCCCGCGGCTGGAGCCAGTGCCGCCAGGACGCCGAGGACCTCGTCCAGGAAGCCATCCTCCGTCTCTGGAACTACCAGGCGGACAAAGGCGCCACCCCGCCGGACCTCCCGCTCGCCTTCTCCACCATCCGCTTCTGCGGACTCAACCACCACCGCTCGGAAACCCGCCGCCGCAACCGCGAGGAATCCGTCATCTACCTCAATGACTTCCAGGACGTCTGGCTCGATCCGGCGCTGGAAGAGGACGAGGAAGCCGTCTTTCTCCGGGACGCCGTCCAGCGTCTCAGCCCGAAGCTCCGCGAGGTCGTCGTCATGAAGACCTGGGGCGGCCTCACCTTCGCCGAGATCTCCGAGACCCTCGCCATCTCGCCGAACACCGCCGCCTCCCGCTACCGCTACGCCCTCGACCAGCTCGCGCACGAACTCCGCCGTCTCAAGGACGAACGCCATGCAAACGCCTGA
- a CDS encoding RNA polymerase sigma factor gives MDSEKVTRLLSEYTRHGSEGAFRELVEGYAGMVLGVARQRLGSHGQWAEDVAQSTFIALARQASTIPDGSHLGAWLHRVSSRTAVDYLRRETRRQRREEKAFMNDDSLTSHSGSRVTGALDAALDSLKPDERRVISLRFLEGLDFRAVGNAMALSEDACRMRLKRALERLRGKLAAAGVTCSTAALSEALAATPVTGVVTPALVSQWSAAALAGKIATASTTPLWIYVMTTKTKLIATAAVAAILIPTALVLISRHDSPTPGSSSAAASSGGSGTTPGFGSTAASGSGDRRSRSEKAADFKALLGEAIATCNRNPNKDPETEKDIVNSLMVKFAQLPPEMIPAALAEIEGQKDKRTHALIGAALVGIWARMDGPAAMAYAKEKLADLDRVLPLSTPMGEWGKRQPDAAVAWLTDKENNSVLDHTYPGNKNASYYVAQPLLSHLLDAKRFDLIGSLVDKDQFKGQVPFLLLEKLRHTDDPQAIYDGLAELPKEQRIEISKGLGRVLAEERQVDSKGVASWIESIQDPAERAGAALSMAERLIGSSVFDSVNRKEDSSLPVNDSKWTNPADIANWTLKNTPEDQRGAVTGSLVAQWVHYATPENPAALQAAGEWLGAQPQGAGTDPARDAYARKLAETDPAGARQWADTIQDPALKADAIAEIDRLAQGGPSPADIARSQGIEEYWKQYPQDAEWLASSIKNEKLRKETMDKINALKAAKK, from the coding sequence ATGGACTCGGAGAAGGTCACACGGTTGCTCTCGGAATATACCCGCCACGGATCGGAGGGGGCGTTCCGGGAATTGGTGGAGGGCTACGCCGGCATGGTGCTGGGCGTGGCGCGCCAGCGGCTGGGCAGCCATGGCCAGTGGGCGGAGGATGTGGCGCAATCGACCTTCATCGCCCTCGCCCGGCAGGCCTCGACCATTCCGGATGGCAGCCACCTCGGCGCGTGGCTGCACCGCGTTTCCTCCCGCACGGCGGTGGACTATCTGCGCCGGGAGACGCGGCGGCAGCGCCGGGAGGAGAAAGCTTTCATGAATGATGATTCACTCACTTCCCACTCCGGCTCCCGCGTGACGGGGGCTCTGGATGCCGCGCTGGACTCGCTGAAGCCGGACGAGCGGCGGGTGATCTCGCTGCGCTTTCTGGAGGGGCTGGATTTCCGCGCGGTCGGAAACGCGATGGCCCTTTCGGAGGATGCCTGCCGGATGCGGCTGAAGCGCGCGCTGGAGCGCCTCCGCGGCAAGTTGGCCGCCGCTGGTGTGACCTGCTCGACCGCCGCGCTCTCGGAGGCGCTGGCCGCCACCCCGGTGACCGGCGTGGTCACCCCGGCGCTGGTGAGCCAATGGAGCGCCGCCGCCCTCGCGGGGAAGATCGCCACCGCCTCCACCACTCCTCTTTGGATTTATGTTATGACGACCAAGACCAAACTCATCGCCACCGCGGCAGTTGCCGCGATTCTCATCCCGACCGCGCTCGTGCTCATCTCGCGGCACGACTCCCCCACCCCTGGCAGCAGCAGCGCCGCCGCAAGTTCCGGCGGTAGCGGCACGACTCCGGGCTTCGGCAGCACGGCGGCATCCGGGTCCGGGGACCGCCGCTCCCGTTCGGAAAAGGCCGCCGATTTCAAGGCGCTGCTCGGAGAGGCCATCGCCACCTGCAACCGGAACCCGAACAAGGATCCCGAAACGGAAAAGGACATCGTCAATTCGCTGATGGTCAAGTTCGCCCAGTTGCCACCCGAGATGATTCCTGCCGCCCTGGCGGAGATCGAGGGACAGAAGGACAAGCGGACCCACGCGCTGATCGGTGCCGCGCTGGTGGGCATCTGGGCGCGGATGGACGGACCCGCGGCCATGGCCTATGCGAAGGAGAAGCTGGCGGATCTCGATCGCGTCCTGCCCCTTTCCACGCCGATGGGAGAGTGGGGCAAGCGACAGCCGGACGCCGCCGTCGCCTGGCTCACGGACAAGGAAAACAACTCCGTCCTCGATCACACCTATCCCGGAAACAAGAATGCCAGCTACTATGTGGCGCAGCCATTGTTGTCCCATCTATTGGACGCGAAACGATTCGACCTGATCGGCAGTCTGGTGGACAAAGACCAATTCAAGGGACAAGTGCCCTTCCTGCTTCTCGAAAAGCTCAGGCACACGGACGACCCGCAGGCGATCTATGATGGCTTGGCGGAGTTGCCCAAGGAGCAACGAATCGAGATCTCCAAAGGTCTGGGGAGGGTCTTGGCGGAAGAGCGGCAGGTGGACAGCAAGGGTGTCGCCTCCTGGATCGAGTCCATTCAGGACCCGGCGGAACGGGCAGGAGCCGCGCTCAGCATGGCGGAAAGGCTGATCGGAAGCAGCGTGTTCGATTCGGTGAACCGCAAGGAGGACTCCTCCCTACCAGTGAATGACAGCAAGTGGACCAATCCCGCCGACATCGCCAACTGGACTCTGAAAAATACTCCGGAAGACCAGCGGGGGGCTGTCACGGGATCGCTGGTCGCCCAATGGGTGCACTACGCCACCCCGGAGAATCCGGCAGCTCTCCAGGCGGCCGGAGAGTGGCTCGGAGCACAACCCCAGGGTGCGGGCACGGACCCTGCCCGGGATGCCTATGCGCGCAAGCTGGCGGAGACCGACCCCGCGGGCGCACGGCAATGGGCCGATACGATTCAGGACCCCGCGCTGAAGGCGGATGCCATTGCGGAGATCGACCGCCTCGCCCAAGGAGGTCCCAGCCCCGCAGACATCGCCCGCAGCCAGGGCATCGAGGAGTATTGGAAACAATACCCGCAAGATGCGGAATGGCTGGCTTCCTCCATCAAGAACGAAAAACTGCGCAAGGAGACCATGGACAAGATCAACGCCCTCAAGGCAGCGAAGAAGTGA